A portion of the Bacillus thuringiensis genome contains these proteins:
- a CDS encoding YrzA family protein, which translates to MSFTFEMLEDKIEFFEAGDLASLERKISEQIDNNKALMLEVHHISHQMVMDPESKRPYYSAVVHFKLKKLR; encoded by the coding sequence ATGTCATTTACCTTTGAAATGTTAGAAGATAAAATAGAATTTTTTGAAGCGGGAGACTTAGCTTCTTTAGAACGAAAAATTAGTGAACAAATCGATAATAATAAAGCACTTATGCTTGAAGTTCATCACATCTCACATCAAATGGTTATGGATCCTGAAAGCAAAAGACCGTATTATAGCGCGGTTGTTCATTTTAAATTAAAGAAATTGCGTTAA
- the mtnN gene encoding 5'-methylthioadenosine/S-adenosylhomocysteine nucleosidase, translated as MRIAVIGAMEEEVRILRDKLEQAETETVAGCEFTKGLLAGHEVILLKSGIGKVNAAMSTTILLEKYKPEKVINTGSAGGFHHSLNVGDVVISTEVRHHDVDVTVFNYEYGQVPGMPPGFKADEALVALAEKCMQAEENIQVVKGMIATGDSFMSDPNRVAAIRDKFENLYAVEMEAAAVAQVCHQYEVPFVIIRALSDIAGKESNVSFDQFLDQAALHSTNFIVKVLEELK; from the coding sequence TTGAGAATTGCTGTAATTGGAGCAATGGAAGAAGAAGTACGTATTTTACGTGACAAATTAGAACAAGCAGAAACAGAAACGGTTGCAGGTTGTGAATTTACGAAAGGACTATTAGCAGGACATGAAGTAATCTTGTTAAAGTCTGGTATTGGTAAAGTAAATGCAGCGATGTCAACGACAATTTTATTAGAAAAGTATAAGCCTGAAAAAGTAATTAATACTGGTTCAGCTGGTGGATTCCATCATTCTCTAAACGTTGGTGATGTAGTTATTTCCACTGAAGTTCGTCACCATGACGTAGATGTAACAGTATTTAACTATGAATATGGTCAAGTACCAGGAATGCCGCCTGGATTTAAAGCTGATGAGGCGTTAGTTGCATTAGCTGAGAAATGTATGCAAGCTGAAGAAAATATTCAAGTTGTAAAAGGTATGATTGCAACAGGTGATTCATTTATGAGTGATCCGAACCGCGTTGCAGCCATCCGTGATAAATTTGAAAATCTTTATGCGGTAGAAATGGAAGCAGCAGCTGTTGCACAAGTATGCCACCAATATGAAGTTCCGTTTGTTATCATTCGCGCACTTTCTGATATTGCTGGTAAAGAATCAAATGTTTCATTTGATCAGTTTTTAGATCAAGCAGCTCTTCATTCTACAAACTTTATCGTAAAAGTGTTAGAAGAGTTAAAGTAA
- a CDS encoding class I SAM-dependent methyltransferase — protein MGTEFNGLFDEWAHTYDSFVQGEDIQYKEVFAHYEDILEDVVNKSFGNVLEFGVGTGNLTNKLLLAGRTVYGIEPSREMRMIAKEKLPKEFSITEGDFLSFEVQNSIDTIVSTYAFHHLTDDEKNVAVAKYSQLLNKGGKIVFADTIFADQDAYDKTVETAKQRGFHQLANDLQTEYYTRIPVMQTIFENNGFHVTFTRLNHFVWVMEATKQ, from the coding sequence ATGGGCACAGAATTTAATGGTTTATTTGATGAGTGGGCTCATACGTACGACTCATTCGTACAAGGCGAAGATATACAATATAAAGAAGTTTTCGCCCATTATGAGGATATTCTAGAGGATGTAGTTAACAAGTCATTTGGTAATGTATTAGAATTTGGTGTCGGTACAGGTAATTTAACAAATAAATTATTACTTGCTGGCCGCACAGTTTACGGTATAGAACCGTCGCGTGAAATGCGTATGATTGCAAAAGAGAAATTGCCAAAAGAATTTTCGATTACAGAAGGTGATTTTCTGTCGTTTGAAGTCCAAAATTCAATTGATACCATTGTTAGCACCTATGCATTTCATCATTTAACAGATGATGAAAAAAATGTAGCGGTTGCGAAGTATAGTCAATTGCTAAACAAAGGTGGTAAAATAGTGTTTGCTGATACGATATTTGCAGATCAAGATGCATATGATAAAACTGTTGAAACAGCAAAACAAAGAGGTTTTCACCAGTTAGCAAACGATTTGCAAACGGAATACTATACACGTATTCCAGTTATGCAGACTATTTTTGAAAACAATGGCTTCCATGTAACGTTTACGAGATTAAATCATTTCGTTTGGGTAATGGAGGCAACTAAGCAATAG
- a CDS encoding YrrS family protein, giving the protein MAGGSRFQQKQQKRRQNGVLNIAIAIVLLLVAIVAYQLFVPNTKEQASSSDKKVSQQTTKNEKAGKSEDKASAKKKEKEQEQAEAKQKAEEEKLKAEEEKKKAEEEAKANEKVSAEKTVSKAKEAYTKPSWKAVGTEQGSSPAMTFKQGSSDWNEMQSAIAAGIEVPKEQLVFHFVGRDKTGKSKAYGDVQDKQSGKRYYVNIDWVDNEGWKPVLVQTLN; this is encoded by the coding sequence CCAACAGAAACAACAAAAACGTCGTCAAAACGGTGTTTTAAATATTGCAATCGCTATTGTGTTACTATTAGTAGCTATTGTAGCATATCAATTGTTCGTTCCTAATACGAAAGAGCAAGCATCTTCTAGTGATAAGAAAGTCTCTCAACAAACAACAAAGAATGAGAAAGCTGGAAAATCAGAAGATAAAGCATCTGCTAAGAAAAAAGAAAAAGAGCAAGAGCAAGCAGAAGCTAAGCAAAAAGCTGAAGAAGAGAAGTTAAAGGCTGAGGAAGAAAAGAAAAAAGCTGAAGAAGAAGCGAAAGCTAACGAGAAAGTATCAGCTGAAAAAACTGTATCCAAGGCAAAAGAGGCTTATACAAAACCTTCTTGGAAAGCTGTAGGAACAGAACAAGGTTCATCACCAGCGATGACGTTTAAACAGGGGTCATCAGATTGGAATGAGATGCAAAGTGCAATTGCTGCAGGTATTGAAGTACCGAAGGAGCAATTAGTATTCCATTTTGTTGGAAGAGACAAAACTGGAAAGAGCAAAGCTTATGGTGACGTTCAAGATAAGCAAAGTGGAAAAAGATATTACGTAAATATTGATTGGGTAGATAATGAGGGCTGGAAACCAGTACTTGTTCAAACTCTAAACTAA